From a single Gimesia fumaroli genomic region:
- a CDS encoding IclR family transcriptional regulator yields MKTATTSVPALERGLDVLEALSQVSEGLGISELASRLSLNKNSVFRITHTLTDRQYLERDPLTKRFRLSTKFLALGLPQVGDVSLVEEALPLMRELRDETRETIQLGIRVGDEGVIIEQVSGLHPLRIAVDVGLRFPLHNNAPGKVLLAFQDPQDVETTIERIPLTADTPRTISDPDALKTECEQIRVRGYSTDYAEADEGIHCIASPILDREEKLLAVVWVSAPSKRMPKSLFANVGKQILQCAEEIAGRLNR; encoded by the coding sequence ATGAAAACAGCCACGACGAGTGTTCCTGCGCTGGAGCGGGGGCTGGATGTTCTGGAAGCGTTGAGTCAGGTCTCGGAAGGTTTGGGCATCAGTGAGCTGGCATCACGGCTGTCGCTGAATAAAAATTCGGTCTTTCGAATTACGCATACGCTGACTGATCGTCAGTATCTGGAACGTGACCCACTGACCAAGCGCTTTCGCTTATCGACCAAATTCCTGGCATTAGGGCTGCCTCAGGTAGGCGATGTGAGTCTGGTCGAAGAAGCCCTGCCTTTGATGCGGGAACTGCGTGATGAGACACGCGAAACCATCCAATTGGGAATTCGCGTTGGCGATGAAGGCGTGATCATCGAACAGGTGAGCGGTCTGCATCCGCTGAGAATTGCCGTCGATGTGGGGCTCCGCTTTCCCTTGCATAATAACGCACCGGGCAAGGTACTACTGGCATTTCAGGACCCTCAAGATGTTGAAACGACAATTGAGCGGATTCCCTTAACAGCGGATACGCCACGTACGATTTCTGACCCCGATGCATTGAAAACAGAATGCGAGCAAATTCGTGTTCGCGGTTACTCGACAGATTATGCCGAAGCCGATGAAGGCATTCACTGTATTGCTTCCCCCATTCTGGATCGGGAAGAAAAGTTGCTTGCCGTAGTCTGGGTTTCGGCTCCGTCGAAACGCATGCCTAAGAGTCTGTTTGCCAATGTGGGAAAACAGATCTTACAGTGTGCGGAAGAGATTGCCGGGAGGCTCAACCGATGA
- a CDS encoding EAL domain-containing protein, which translates to MKPIFESNESLNQERDAENLVHFSWPLIPLMGIVIVIVFGIFVLVYELKHVALTRHVIHGDVARQALSGKVAIDVLQCRRFEKDVFLNIRQPGQFDSYLKRWRSAWNKLSIDTDFLSRQIGNEEETRLHKLLNDSVEQYRLQFLAVVAQIESGKIDSPEQANLAMAPFKDEMRELIRSSSRLAVDSATHVTKSGSELVWRGAVSVAVVFFMTVAPGVILLVLFRKYNLRLMTANDQLQTYNAELKQSEEQEKEARDQAVQAKVEIEQALSKIESQRKELEQSELQFRTLVNNIPGVTFRSHVDEDRTLEFISVTVEELVGFPAKDLVHNAVRTFASIIHPEDVSKVHAAVRVAAEGQKSFQVGYRVVRADGQIRFVWEQGQVSADSKNGVMVDGVVFDVTERKKAEIELRKSKEVFERASLLDKLTGLPNRALFHDRLSQVIQKSRRELNSNYAVIFLDFDRFKMVNDSMGHDVGDMLLVEIGTRLRNQLRCTDSISRQVAGHTAGRLGGDEFIILLDGIRNTEEVVTVAERLLIDFARPYNLKNHEVYSTASMGIVIGNKHYKRAEDVIRDADTAMYEAKRMGKSRYVIFDDSMRKRVMREMMLENDLRKAIEYNQLALFYQPIVSLDSGAVCSVEALIRWNHPQHGIISPGEFIPIAEDSQQIIELGEWVLREGCRQYADWAERLEYKTPSMISINLSRKQFACPLLVHTVQRTLEEFNVAPKHIQLEVTEDAFASDIKSAIQAMKDIKEIGVKLAIDDFGIGRSSFASLNQFPVDTLKIDRSLIAEVKRTKGMAAMINSLVVLSENLGIMLIPEGIEEESQVVALQKLGCHLGQGYYFGRPMPAEKLEEYLLKQPSACFNSIPQMA; encoded by the coding sequence ATGAAACCGATTTTTGAATCGAATGAATCCCTCAATCAAGAGAGAGACGCGGAAAATTTAGTCCATTTTTCGTGGCCGTTGATCCCATTAATGGGAATCGTGATCGTCATTGTCTTTGGCATCTTTGTTCTGGTCTACGAACTGAAGCACGTTGCACTCACACGTCATGTGATTCACGGTGATGTTGCGCGTCAGGCTTTGTCCGGAAAAGTAGCAATCGATGTTTTACAGTGCCGGCGTTTTGAGAAGGACGTATTCCTGAACATAAGACAGCCGGGTCAATTTGATTCGTACCTGAAGAGATGGCGCAGCGCCTGGAATAAACTTTCGATTGATACCGATTTTCTCAGCAGACAGATTGGGAATGAAGAAGAAACGCGTTTGCATAAACTGCTGAACGATTCTGTGGAACAATACCGCTTACAGTTTTTGGCTGTGGTGGCACAAATAGAGTCTGGGAAGATCGATTCGCCTGAGCAGGCGAATCTGGCGATGGCACCTTTCAAAGACGAGATGCGAGAGCTGATCAGATCATCGTCTCGACTAGCCGTTGATAGTGCCACACACGTGACGAAGAGTGGTAGCGAACTTGTCTGGCGTGGGGCCGTCAGCGTGGCGGTTGTCTTTTTCATGACTGTTGCTCCAGGTGTGATTCTCCTGGTTTTATTCAGAAAATATAATCTGCGGCTGATGACGGCCAATGACCAGCTTCAGACTTATAATGCGGAACTAAAACAAAGCGAAGAGCAGGAAAAAGAGGCCCGTGATCAGGCTGTTCAGGCCAAAGTTGAAATTGAGCAGGCGTTATCAAAAATTGAGTCACAGCGTAAAGAACTGGAACAGAGCGAACTGCAATTTCGAACTCTTGTAAACAATATTCCGGGAGTCACTTTCCGCTCACATGTGGATGAAGATCGAACATTGGAATTTATCAGTGTGACCGTTGAAGAACTCGTAGGATTCCCGGCTAAAGATCTGGTTCACAATGCTGTCCGGACCTTTGCCAGTATCATTCATCCTGAAGATGTCTCTAAGGTCCATGCTGCGGTGCGCGTTGCCGCTGAAGGACAAAAATCGTTTCAAGTCGGATACCGGGTTGTGCGGGCAGACGGGCAGATTCGATTTGTCTGGGAACAGGGACAGGTTTCCGCTGACAGCAAGAATGGCGTGATGGTGGATGGTGTCGTGTTTGACGTCACCGAACGCAAAAAAGCCGAGATTGAATTACGCAAAAGCAAGGAAGTCTTTGAGCGTGCCTCACTGCTGGATAAATTAACGGGTCTGCCGAACCGCGCGCTGTTCCATGATCGCTTGAGCCAGGTAATCCAGAAATCTCGGAGAGAGTTGAATTCCAATTATGCAGTGATCTTTCTGGATTTTGACCGATTTAAAATGGTCAATGACAGTATGGGACACGATGTAGGAGATATGTTACTCGTCGAGATCGGCACGCGATTACGAAATCAATTGCGTTGTACCGATTCGATCAGTCGACAAGTCGCAGGGCATACTGCGGGAAGACTCGGCGGAGACGAATTCATTATTCTATTGGATGGAATCAGAAATACAGAGGAAGTGGTTACGGTAGCCGAACGTCTGTTGATTGATTTTGCCCGTCCATACAACTTGAAAAATCACGAAGTCTATTCGACGGCCAGCATGGGCATTGTGATCGGAAATAAACATTACAAACGAGCGGAAGATGTGATTCGTGATGCCGATACCGCGATGTATGAAGCGAAGCGGATGGGGAAAAGTCGCTATGTAATTTTTGACGATTCGATGCGCAAACGTGTGATGCGAGAAATGATGTTGGAAAATGATCTCCGAAAGGCGATCGAATATAATCAACTGGCATTGTTTTATCAGCCGATTGTCTCACTGGATAGTGGGGCGGTATGTAGTGTCGAAGCATTGATTCGCTGGAATCATCCCCAGCATGGAATCATCAGTCCTGGTGAGTTTATTCCGATTGCCGAAGACTCTCAGCAGATCATCGAGTTGGGAGAATGGGTCTTGAGAGAAGGCTGCCGGCAATATGCCGACTGGGCAGAGCGTCTGGAATATAAGACACCGTCGATGATCAGCATTAATCTCTCGCGGAAACAATTCGCCTGCCCGCTTTTAGTTCATACCGTTCAACGGACATTAGAAGAGTTTAATGTCGCCCCCAAGCATATTCAGTTGGAAGTCACCGAAGATGCTTTCGCTTCTGATATCAAATCTGCCATTCAGGCAATGAAAGATATCAAGGAGATCGGGGTGAAGCTGGCTATTGATGATTTTGGTATCGGACGCTCTTCGTTTGCGTCGTTGAACCAGTTCCCCGTGGATACTCTAAAAATTGATCGCTCATTGATTGCAGAAGTCAAACGGACCAAAGGTATGGCGGCGATGATCAATTCACTCGTTGTGCTATCAGAAAATCTGGGTATCATGCTGATTCCGGAAGGGATTGAAGAAGAGAGTCAGGTTGTTGCCCTGCAAAAGCTGGGATGCCATTTGGGACAAGGGTATTATTTTGGACGTCCAATGCCAGCTGAAAAATTAGAAGAGTATCTGCTGAAGCAGCCGAGTGCCTGTTTCAACTCCATTCCACAAATGGCATAA
- a CDS encoding efflux RND transporter permease subunit, with the protein MLSHLIEFSLANRFIVLVLTLLMAAGGLYSALHLPIDAVPDMTNVQVQVVTDAGFLSPVEVERYVTYPVETSMGGLPKVEEVRSVSKFGISVVTIVFEEGTDLYWARQLVTERITVAAADIPPGYGTPQLGPLATALGEILQFEVRGEDYTPMQLRTMLEWEIAPKMREVLGVTEINTHGGFYKTFEIQPNPDRLNSYGISLEELFKRIENNNSIAGGGYVVHNHEQRFIRGQALLKNKTDIENIVVRHDPNSTPILVRDVANVEIAPMTRQGAVTRDGRGEAVTGLVMMLIGENSREVVADSKARLAEIQKTLPEGVTLEITYDRSSLISRTLRTVLTNLVEGGILVVVVLLVMLGSFRAGLIVALAIPLSMLFATNLMAATGITASLMSLGAIDFGLIVDSSVIMVENCIRRLSMNKEGKPYLSVIRDAAIEVRKPTMFGELIIAVVYLPILALQGTEGKLFRPMALTVLFALAGSLVLSLTLMPALASLSLPKKMTEKEIWLIRWVKWIYRPLVTWTIRRPWLTVCAALLVFLISLPVGRNLGAEFMPRLEEGDLLVEAVRLPSATIEGSVEMSTQIEEVLIKYPEVKTVFCKTGRPEIANDVMGVHQTDVWVILKPQKEWPEQKTRDELIEQMSEELNRSVPGVAFGFTQPIEMRVDELVAGVKADVAVLLYGDDLAMLSSKGKEIERVLKKVPGAVDVKADIQSSLPTIRIEPKWDVLARYGMDAKNVMDVVSSLGGHQVGLIFEGRARFPIIVRIPQKWREKINLLEQLPVSNPMGAPVPLRELAEISFEETPPSVEHESNRRRTFIQANVRERDVASFVADAQKVVQEQINLPEGYEIRWGGDFENLQSASKRLVIITPIVLLLIFLLLHTTFRSVRLALLIFLAVPMAASGGIFALALRDMPFSISAGVGFIALFGVAVLNGLVWVSAAENLRVKDRVPVQDATFQAAMARLRPVLMTAMVASLGFLPMALSQSDGAEMQRPLASVVIGGLITSTLLTSLVVPAIYPWFAPKLIETVGDETGISG; encoded by the coding sequence ATGCTGTCTCATTTAATTGAATTTTCACTGGCGAACCGATTCATTGTCCTGGTGCTGACATTACTCATGGCGGCTGGAGGACTCTACTCGGCCCTGCATTTGCCCATTGATGCGGTACCTGATATGACGAACGTGCAGGTTCAGGTCGTCACCGATGCCGGCTTTCTTTCCCCAGTGGAAGTAGAGCGCTATGTCACCTATCCCGTTGAAACATCAATGGGCGGTCTGCCTAAGGTGGAAGAAGTTCGTAGCGTTTCCAAATTTGGGATTTCGGTTGTCACGATTGTGTTCGAAGAAGGAACTGACCTTTACTGGGCACGACAGCTTGTGACTGAACGTATTACCGTTGCTGCCGCCGATATTCCACCCGGTTATGGGACGCCTCAACTAGGCCCATTAGCGACAGCGCTCGGGGAAATTCTGCAATTTGAAGTTCGCGGTGAAGATTATACACCGATGCAACTCCGTACGATGCTGGAGTGGGAAATTGCGCCCAAAATGCGCGAAGTTCTGGGCGTGACGGAAATTAATACGCACGGCGGTTTTTATAAAACGTTCGAAATACAGCCCAATCCGGATCGACTCAACAGCTATGGCATTTCATTGGAAGAGCTCTTCAAACGAATTGAGAATAATAATTCGATTGCCGGGGGAGGTTATGTTGTTCATAACCACGAGCAACGTTTTATTCGTGGTCAGGCACTGCTAAAGAACAAAACCGATATCGAAAACATTGTAGTACGCCACGATCCCAACAGCACACCCATTCTGGTGCGTGATGTGGCCAATGTGGAAATTGCTCCCATGACGCGGCAGGGGGCCGTGACCCGCGACGGAAGAGGAGAAGCTGTTACCGGCCTGGTGATGATGCTCATTGGAGAGAATTCGCGGGAAGTGGTCGCTGATTCCAAAGCGCGGTTGGCAGAAATTCAAAAAACGCTCCCGGAAGGAGTGACTCTGGAGATTACCTATGATCGTTCGTCTCTGATCAGCCGTACGCTTCGAACCGTGCTGACGAATCTGGTTGAAGGTGGTATTTTGGTGGTCGTGGTGTTGCTGGTCATGCTGGGTAGCTTTCGCGCAGGGCTGATCGTGGCACTGGCGATTCCTTTATCCATGTTGTTTGCGACGAACTTAATGGCGGCAACCGGCATTACCGCCAGCTTGATGAGCCTGGGGGCAATCGATTTCGGATTGATCGTGGATAGTTCCGTGATTATGGTGGAAAACTGTATTCGACGGCTCTCGATGAATAAAGAGGGGAAGCCATATCTGTCAGTCATACGTGACGCAGCAATTGAAGTTCGTAAACCAACGATGTTTGGTGAATTAATCATTGCTGTAGTGTATCTACCCATTCTGGCACTGCAGGGAACCGAAGGAAAACTGTTCCGCCCGATGGCATTAACGGTATTATTTGCTCTGGCAGGTTCGCTGGTGCTCTCTCTTACGCTGATGCCAGCACTCGCATCGCTGTCGTTGCCGAAAAAGATGACTGAGAAAGAAATCTGGTTGATTCGCTGGGTGAAGTGGATCTACCGACCCCTGGTTACCTGGACGATACGACGTCCCTGGTTAACGGTATGTGCGGCCTTACTGGTGTTTCTAATCAGTCTTCCTGTCGGCAGAAATCTGGGCGCCGAGTTCATGCCTCGACTGGAAGAAGGGGATTTGCTGGTGGAAGCAGTGCGTCTGCCGAGTGCGACGATTGAAGGCTCGGTGGAAATGTCGACGCAGATAGAGGAAGTGTTGATCAAGTATCCCGAAGTCAAAACCGTATTTTGTAAAACCGGACGGCCTGAGATCGCCAATGATGTGATGGGCGTGCATCAGACTGATGTCTGGGTCATTTTGAAGCCTCAGAAAGAATGGCCAGAGCAGAAAACACGAGATGAGTTAATTGAGCAGATGTCTGAGGAGTTGAATCGCAGTGTTCCTGGGGTGGCGTTTGGGTTCACACAGCCGATTGAGATGCGCGTGGATGAACTCGTCGCCGGTGTGAAAGCCGATGTGGCCGTTTTGTTGTACGGCGACGATTTAGCCATGCTCAGTTCTAAGGGTAAGGAAATCGAACGGGTTCTGAAAAAAGTACCAGGAGCCGTGGATGTGAAGGCGGACATTCAGTCCAGTTTGCCGACGATTCGGATTGAGCCGAAATGGGATGTGTTGGCGCGTTATGGAATGGATGCCAAAAATGTGATGGATGTCGTTTCATCGTTGGGGGGACATCAGGTCGGCCTGATCTTTGAAGGCCGCGCTCGTTTTCCGATCATTGTTCGCATTCCGCAAAAATGGCGCGAGAAAATCAATTTGTTGGAACAGTTGCCGGTTTCTAATCCGATGGGAGCCCCTGTTCCTTTGAGAGAACTGGCGGAGATCAGTTTTGAAGAGACGCCTCCTTCGGTGGAACACGAATCGAATCGTCGACGGACCTTTATTCAAGCCAATGTCAGAGAGCGGGATGTGGCCAGTTTCGTCGCCGATGCCCAAAAAGTGGTTCAAGAGCAGATCAATCTACCTGAAGGATATGAAATTCGCTGGGGCGGCGATTTTGAAAATCTGCAGTCAGCCAGCAAGCGACTGGTGATTATCACACCGATTGTTCTGTTGTTGATCTTCCTTCTGCTGCACACGACTTTTCGGTCAGTACGTCTGGCGTTATTGATCTTTCTGGCGGTTCCGATGGCGGCATCAGGGGGGATTTTTGCCCTGGCACTACGCGATATGCCTTTCAGTATTTCAGCGGGAGTAGGATTCATTGCGTTATTTGGTGTGGCTGTTTTGAATGGTCTGGTCTGGGTAAGTGCGGCTGAGAATCTGCGCGTGAAAGATCGAGTACCCGTCCAGGATGCAACGTTCCAGGCAGCGATGGCGCGATTACGGCCTGTGTTGATGACGGCGATGGTGGCCAGTCTCGGATTTTTGCCGATGGCACTCTCCCAAAGCGATGGGGCCGAAATGCAACGTCCGCTCGCTAGTGTCGTTATTGGTGGTTTGATTACTTCCACCTTATTGACCTCCCTGGTGGTTCCCGCCATTTATCCCTGGTTTGCTCCTAAATTGATTGAAACAGTCGGTGATGAGACAGGAATTTCTGGCTGA
- a CDS encoding efflux RND transporter periplasmic adaptor subunit, protein MKSRVFLILTIMVSVVGIGFLWPYLQDMISDNQPAETDVTAGTDESEQDSAQIELTDEKIKAVQFTFSQVKRQSMNQVRVVPGRLQYDDRKHVSIKAPTEGVMVDVQVKPGDAVKTGQVLAVLNSPEIGTARADLLQKTAEYELVRNQYDWKLLIQNNVQKLVDALLSQRTMESVEKEFTDAKLGNYRSQLLPAYSQYLLALTIDKKSAPLAKSGAISLQTKQMREADVQESRAGLKALCEQSIYDVRLERDQMLAKLNDAEHRMTISRQHLESLIGSGIDLNSDDMKAAEKLSRLEIIAPFAGTIEERTFSQSERVNRSDSLFTLAQTDTLWVAADIRESDWGAVSLNGGQELRVKVNAFPDQTFTARLHYLGRKVSPTTNSVPLIAEIKNPGGVLRPGMFAQVMIPGKEKPNVIAVPAKAVLDDAAQEFVFIKDSDRLFRRVDIQSGLKTEDWIEVERGLAGGEQVVEDGAFTLKSELLLEREE, encoded by the coding sequence ATGAAATCACGCGTCTTTTTAATACTGACCATTATGGTGTCAGTCGTCGGAATTGGATTTCTCTGGCCTTATCTACAGGACATGATAAGCGATAATCAGCCGGCCGAAACTGATGTTACAGCAGGTACTGATGAATCCGAACAGGATTCGGCACAAATTGAACTCACTGATGAGAAGATCAAGGCGGTTCAATTCACATTTTCACAAGTTAAACGACAGTCGATGAATCAGGTTCGCGTTGTCCCAGGACGACTGCAGTACGATGATCGGAAACATGTCTCAATCAAAGCCCCTACAGAAGGAGTAATGGTTGATGTCCAGGTCAAGCCAGGCGATGCTGTAAAAACAGGACAGGTCCTTGCTGTGTTAAACAGTCCCGAGATTGGAACAGCTCGTGCCGATTTACTCCAGAAAACGGCAGAGTATGAACTGGTCCGCAATCAGTATGACTGGAAATTATTGATCCAGAATAATGTCCAAAAACTGGTTGATGCACTGTTGAGCCAGCGTACGATGGAGTCGGTCGAAAAAGAGTTTACGGATGCCAAACTGGGCAATTATCGTTCGCAGTTATTACCCGCTTATTCGCAATATCTGCTGGCTTTGACGATCGATAAGAAGTCGGCCCCATTGGCTAAGTCAGGTGCTATTTCTCTACAGACAAAACAGATGCGAGAAGCGGACGTCCAGGAATCCCGGGCGGGTCTGAAGGCGTTATGCGAGCAATCAATTTATGATGTTCGCCTGGAGCGAGATCAGATGCTGGCGAAACTCAACGATGCCGAACACCGGATGACTATCAGTCGGCAGCATCTGGAGTCGTTGATCGGATCGGGAATTGATTTGAATAGCGATGATATGAAGGCGGCAGAAAAACTGTCGCGATTGGAAATCATTGCCCCCTTTGCCGGGACGATTGAAGAGCGGACCTTCAGTCAGTCAGAACGAGTCAATCGTTCGGATTCTTTATTTACATTGGCGCAAACCGATACGCTGTGGGTGGCAGCTGATATTCGCGAATCTGACTGGGGCGCTGTTTCGTTAAACGGGGGGCAGGAACTGAGGGTCAAGGTCAACGCGTTTCCCGATCAGACATTTACGGCACGTTTGCATTATCTGGGACGCAAAGTTTCTCCTACGACGAACTCGGTTCCTTTGATTGCCGAGATCAAGAATCCGGGTGGAGTTTTAAGGCCAGGCATGTTTGCCCAGGTCATGATTCCAGGAAAAGAGAAGCCAAATGTGATTGCAGTACCTGCGAAGGCAGTACTGGATGATGCAGCCCAGGAGTTTGTCTTTATTAAAGATTCCGATCGGTTGTTTCGTCGCGTTGATATTCAATCAGGACTGAAAACCGAAGACTGGATCGAAGTTGAGCGCGGTCTCGCCGGCGGAGAACAGGTTGTTGAGGACGGGGCGTTTACCCTCAAATCCGAGCTGTTGCTGGAACGAGAAGAGTAG